The Methylomonas montana genome has a window encoding:
- a CDS encoding type I-E CRISPR-associated protein Cas6/Cse3/CasE — MQITDPEKFRQALFQGIGRSKAFGCGLLMVRRVVPCS, encoded by the coding sequence ATGCAAATCACCGACCCGGAGAAATTCCGCCAGGCGTTGTTTCAAGGCATAGGCCGCTCAAAGGCCTTCGGATGCGGTTTGTTGATGGTTCGACGCGTAGTACCATGTTCGTAA
- a CDS encoding type II toxin-antitoxin system RelE family toxin → MRQIDFTKSAEKSLRKLAESDQRIARQIKVKLLALLQEPQPQESLKMVGNPEYLRVRVGKYRIIYRFDDAKLYIVLIAKREIVYEEFARLMHR, encoded by the coding sequence ATGCGTCAGATTGATTTCACTAAATCAGCAGAAAAAAGCCTGCGAAAACTGGCCGAATCGGATCAGCGTATCGCCCGGCAAATCAAAGTCAAACTACTGGCTTTACTGCAAGAACCGCAGCCGCAGGAGTCGCTAAAAATGGTTGGCAATCCCGAATATCTTCGGGTTCGGGTCGGTAAATACAGGATCATCTACCGCTTTGACGATGCCAAACTTTACATCGTGCTGATCGCCAAACGGGAAATTGTTTACGAAGAATTTGCCCGACTCATGCACAGATAA
- the cas3 gene encoding CRISPR-associated helicase/endonuclease Cas3: protein MAASYYRYWGKAKSETEAAPAYHLLPYHCLDVAAVAICWWEHSKSLRLQLVQAMQNESEELAKAWVMFFVALHDLGKLDIRFQCKAWRAAIQLQPDIPQNVKQPNTDYYHGDAGYAWFLYELSNYGFSDTEVAAQWMAEVAGHHGVIPAARQDRQKVSGVSPLLIERDQQARINWVDDLSKLFQVDLTAIPEQVPLMLAGFCSVCDWIGSSEYFSYEAKPDIDLKTYLESRSQQAVQALTAFGIFAKLEANQSLETLFPGYTPQGLQILIDDLPLQQNLTLIEAPTGSGKTETALVYAAKMLHAGLADSIIFALPTQATANAMLDRLEDMASHLFAEGANVVLAHGKSSLHTALKTIDRTTAQGSEDASQQAARWLTASKKRAFLGQIGVCTIDQVLLSVLPVKHKFVRSFGVQKSLLIVDEVHAYDSYMYGLLAKVLEQQHQAGGSVLLLSATLPQNQRQYLANSWDKTAIENTDVYPLITQIYNRQTPGSFPITDSQQLPEHREVMLETWQLPKLQFDDASLQHIISAASQGAKVAVICNLVADAQGLAKRLSDVAINPDIPVDLFHSRFRFADRQVIEDAVKTRYGKDEKKRVLGGRILIATQVIEQSLDLDFDWMITQLCPVDLLFQRMGRLHRHLRPAGNRSPDFRVPRCVVIVPEQAQQYGHTGEYVYQNIRVLWRTEQLIGQHSSVVFPKAYRDWIGKVYQDDPWPEEPSIITEAFEHYHDTVQETAKMAAAWVMNLGVAEPFSDESDKASLLTRDGEMSLTVVPVLISDNQRFTLDREVMDKQSKLYWEQLSLNSISVPNSWISRLAECPKEDGVYFLALQEDGDHWRTVLGKQQIIYSKTIGLRVENN, encoded by the coding sequence ATGGCCGCATCCTATTATCGCTACTGGGGCAAAGCTAAATCAGAAACCGAGGCCGCCCCGGCTTATCACTTGTTGCCCTACCATTGTTTGGATGTGGCGGCGGTGGCAATTTGTTGGTGGGAACATAGCAAAAGTTTGCGGCTACAATTGGTCCAGGCTATGCAGAATGAAAGCGAGGAGTTGGCTAAAGCTTGGGTCATGTTCTTTGTGGCATTACATGACTTAGGGAAGCTGGATATTCGGTTTCAATGTAAAGCCTGGCGCGCGGCCATACAATTACAGCCCGATATTCCCCAAAATGTTAAGCAGCCAAATACAGATTACTACCATGGCGATGCTGGCTATGCGTGGTTTTTATATGAGCTAAGCAATTATGGGTTTTCAGACACAGAAGTAGCAGCGCAATGGATGGCAGAAGTTGCTGGTCATCACGGCGTGATTCCGGCCGCAAGACAAGACAGACAAAAGGTTTCCGGAGTAAGTCCGTTATTGATCGAGCGCGATCAACAAGCGAGGATCAACTGGGTCGATGATTTAAGTAAGCTATTTCAAGTCGATTTGACAGCTATCCCAGAGCAAGTGCCATTGATGTTGGCGGGTTTTTGCAGCGTTTGCGACTGGATTGGCTCAAGCGAATATTTCTCTTACGAGGCAAAACCGGATATAGACTTAAAAACCTATCTGGAATCGCGCAGCCAGCAGGCTGTGCAGGCATTAACCGCATTCGGCATTTTTGCTAAGCTCGAAGCGAATCAGTCTTTAGAAACCCTATTTCCGGGTTACACCCCGCAAGGATTGCAAATCCTAATTGATGATTTGCCTCTCCAGCAAAATTTAACGCTGATCGAGGCTCCTACAGGATCAGGCAAAACCGAAACCGCGTTAGTTTACGCGGCGAAAATGTTACATGCCGGTTTGGCCGACAGCATCATTTTTGCCTTGCCGACCCAAGCCACCGCCAATGCCATGCTGGATCGTTTGGAAGATATGGCAAGCCATTTATTTGCCGAAGGCGCGAATGTAGTGCTGGCTCATGGTAAAAGCAGTTTGCATACCGCGTTGAAAACCATAGACCGCACTACGGCGCAAGGCTCGGAAGATGCATCGCAGCAGGCGGCTCGCTGGTTAACGGCCAGTAAAAAACGCGCATTTCTGGGGCAGATTGGCGTTTGCACAATAGACCAAGTGCTACTGTCGGTATTGCCGGTCAAGCATAAATTCGTGCGTAGTTTCGGTGTCCAGAAAAGCCTGTTGATTGTCGATGAAGTCCATGCTTATGACAGCTATATGTATGGTCTATTGGCCAAAGTGCTGGAACAGCAGCATCAAGCAGGCGGCAGCGTGTTGCTGTTATCGGCGACTTTGCCGCAAAACCAGCGCCAATATCTAGCCAACAGTTGGGACAAAACCGCTATTGAAAACACCGATGTTTATCCGCTGATTACCCAGATTTACAATCGACAAACGCCGGGCTCGTTTCCTATTACCGATAGTCAACAATTGCCCGAACATCGTGAAGTCATGCTGGAAACTTGGCAATTACCCAAGCTGCAGTTTGACGATGCAAGCTTGCAACACATTATTTCCGCAGCCAGTCAGGGCGCAAAAGTCGCTGTGATTTGCAACTTGGTCGCCGATGCTCAGGGCTTGGCAAAACGCTTGTCTGACGTAGCCATCAATCCGGATATTCCAGTCGATTTATTTCATTCCCGGTTTCGTTTTGCTGATCGGCAAGTTATAGAAGATGCTGTTAAAACCCGATACGGCAAAGACGAGAAAAAACGCGTACTAGGTGGGCGAATTTTGATTGCCACCCAAGTCATTGAACAGAGCTTGGATTTAGATTTCGACTGGATGATCACTCAGCTTTGCCCGGTTGATTTATTGTTCCAACGCATGGGGCGCTTGCATCGCCATTTAAGGCCAGCAGGAAACAGGTCGCCGGATTTTAGAGTGCCGCGTTGTGTGGTAATTGTGCCTGAACAGGCTCAACAATACGGACATACAGGCGAATATGTTTATCAAAACATCCGTGTGTTATGGCGCACCGAGCAACTGATTGGTCAGCATTCCAGCGTTGTGTTTCCCAAGGCTTATCGCGATTGGATAGGCAAAGTTTATCAAGACGATCCTTGGCCTGAGGAGCCGTCTATTATCACTGAGGCGTTTGAGCATTATCACGATACCGTGCAAGAGACCGCCAAAATGGCTGCCGCTTGGGTGATGAATCTCGGCGTGGCGGAGCCTTTTTCCGACGAAAGCGATAAAGCAAGCCTGTTAACTCGCGACGGCGAAATGAGCTTGACCGTGGTGCCGGTGCTTATTTCGGATAATCAACGATTTACCTTAGACCGAGAGGTAATGGATAAGCAAAGCAAGCTGTATTGGGAGCAACTCAGTTTAAATAGCATTTCGGTGCCAAATTCTTGGATCAGCCGGTTGGCTGAATGTCCCAAGGAAGATGGCGTCTATTTTCTGGCCTTGCAGGAAGACGGCGATCACTGGCGAACCGTGCTAGGCAAGCAGCAAATTATTTACAGCAAGACAATAGGCTTGCGGGTTGAAAATAATTAA
- a CDS encoding EAL domain-containing protein, with translation MTRKSFNHAYTGDPRSGAAAFIKTFVSFEQILDITVVAEGVETQSQLTLLQSYDCHVFQGYYLSPPLPTDEFQHRFIGR, from the coding sequence TTGACCAGGAAGAGTTTCAACCACGCCTATACCGGCGACCCCAGATCCGGCGCGGCAGCCTTTATCAAAACCTTCGTGTCTTTTGAGCAAATTCTGGATATAACCGTTGTCGCGGAAGGCGTCGAAACCCAATCCCAACTGACGCTGTTACAGTCTTACGACTGCCATGTATTTCAAGGCTATTATCTTTCACCGCCGCTGCCAACCGACGAGTTCCAGCATCGCTTTATCGGGCGTTAG
- a CDS encoding WYL domain-containing protein: MTDAEQDLLLKWDVRQRLTLLEATVFWTGELVTGFLTNTFSISRVQATKDIGLYLSLRPDNLRYDRSLKRYLITEQFMPLLITGNPQECLQVLQATQNAPPSVLTLISNLPAVEVVTPPTRHIDIGVLRPVLQAARFGLLVEIGYQSMTTPEPATRLVQPKTLVFDGLRWHMRAYSLTHDGFRDFVLARIHAATLIGKPETPSPVDTAWETIVTVRIGPHPGLSDSQTKAVERDYGMTAGYYSAPVRAALLPYFLLALRIGKDDLQREAMSQQIVLINREELKPFIGFS; this comes from the coding sequence ATGACTGATGCCGAGCAAGATCTATTACTGAAATGGGATGTCCGCCAGCGCCTGACGCTGTTGGAGGCTACTGTGTTCTGGACCGGGGAGTTGGTGACCGGCTTTTTGACCAATACCTTTTCGATTAGCCGGGTGCAGGCTACCAAGGACATCGGGCTGTATCTATCGCTACGGCCCGACAATTTAAGATATGACCGTTCGTTGAAGCGTTATCTGATTACCGAGCAATTTATGCCGTTGTTGATTACCGGCAATCCGCAGGAGTGTTTGCAAGTTTTGCAGGCGACACAAAACGCCCCGCCTTCGGTACTGACCTTGATCAGCAACTTGCCTGCTGTTGAGGTAGTAACACCACCGACCCGGCATATCGATATTGGCGTGTTGCGACCGGTATTGCAGGCGGCACGGTTCGGCTTACTTGTTGAGATCGGCTACCAATCCATGACCACGCCGGAGCCGGCTACGCGCCTGGTACAACCCAAAACGCTAGTATTCGACGGTTTACGCTGGCATATGCGGGCTTATAGCCTGACGCATGACGGGTTTAGAGATTTTGTGTTGGCGAGAATACATGCCGCTACGTTAATAGGTAAACCAGAGACACCCAGTCCCGTTGATACGGCGTGGGAAACCATTGTGACAGTGCGCATCGGCCCCCATCCCGGTCTGAGCGATTCCCAGACGAAAGCGGTTGAACGCGATTATGGGATGACGGCCGGCTACTATTCAGCACCGGTTCGAGCGGCACTATTACCTTATTTTTTGTTGGCACTGCGGATAGGCAAGGACGACTTACAGCGCGAAGCCATGTCGCAGCAGATCGTTTTAATAAATCGCGAAGAGTTAAAACCCTTTATCGGTTTTAGCTAA
- a CDS encoding AbrB/MazE/SpoVT family DNA-binding domain-containing protein translates to MQAILNNTGQITIPEPIRRQLRLQPGDAVEVVIGEAGEIKLLPVGVSITKLKGMLPQPAKPLSLEAMEVAIAKGAIDS, encoded by the coding sequence ATGCAAGCCATCCTAAACAATACCGGGCAAATCACCATTCCAGAGCCGATACGCCGGCAGTTGCGCTTGCAGCCTGGCGATGCGGTTGAGGTGGTGATTGGCGAGGCCGGCGAAATCAAACTGTTGCCGGTCGGCGTTTCGATCACCAAGCTCAAAGGGATGCTACCTCAGCCGGCAAAGCCGTTGTCGCTCGAAGCCATGGAAGTAGCTATCGCTAAGGGTGCCATTGATTCATGA
- the cas7e gene encoding type I-E CRISPR-associated protein Cas7/Cse4/CasC, producing MPNKNFVNFHILISHSPSCLNRDDMGMQKTAIFGGTRRVRISSQSLKRAIRTSAYYEAEFGKPSERTKQLTLLRDKYRELLKDKFDESVIDTILMAVAGVKEIEDLTTETKGDKTKTKGTESGAVAAWSVHEIEKYCQLYTQLQTEHSDDKAFQKAWEKETKKDGFKKFNDAFQNSVDIALSGRMATSGIMTSIDAALAVAHVITTHTVDGDLDWFTAVDDLTQEAGETGSAHLDTQEFSAGVFYRYASLNLAQLQENLGEVSREKALEIAAHTLHMLATVIPEAKRNSTAADNPADFVCVALSDQPISLANAFEEPVKSKHGFLKPSIEQFIGYKERVYQGYELDDQVAFFSLHDTGQLQGQACTSLSKLESWLKQDGEV from the coding sequence ATGCCTAATAAAAACTTTGTTAATTTCCATATTTTGATCTCCCATAGCCCGTCTTGCCTGAATCGCGATGACATGGGTATGCAGAAAACCGCAATTTTTGGCGGTACACGCCGGGTACGAATTTCCAGTCAGAGTTTGAAACGTGCGATCCGCACATCGGCATACTACGAGGCCGAATTCGGCAAGCCCTCCGAACGAACCAAGCAACTAACTTTACTGCGCGACAAATACCGGGAGTTGCTGAAAGATAAATTTGATGAATCAGTAATAGACACCATTTTGATGGCGGTTGCAGGTGTTAAAGAAATTGAAGACTTAACGACAGAAACCAAGGGTGATAAAACAAAAACCAAGGGCACCGAATCCGGCGCAGTCGCAGCTTGGTCAGTGCATGAAATCGAAAAATATTGCCAGCTTTATACTCAGCTACAGACCGAACATTCCGACGACAAGGCATTTCAAAAAGCTTGGGAAAAAGAAACCAAAAAAGACGGATTCAAAAAATTTAACGACGCTTTTCAAAACAGCGTCGATATTGCCTTATCCGGACGCATGGCGACCTCCGGCATTATGACTTCAATCGATGCCGCCCTAGCCGTGGCCCATGTCATCACGACGCATACCGTGGATGGTGATCTGGACTGGTTTACCGCCGTTGACGATTTAACTCAGGAAGCAGGAGAAACCGGCTCGGCACATTTGGACACCCAGGAGTTCAGTGCAGGTGTGTTTTACCGTTACGCATCTCTGAATCTGGCGCAATTGCAAGAAAACCTTGGCGAAGTCAGCCGCGAAAAAGCCCTGGAAATTGCCGCGCATACCTTGCATATGCTGGCTACCGTTATTCCGGAAGCCAAACGCAACAGCACCGCCGCCGACAATCCAGCCGATTTTGTCTGTGTTGCCTTGAGCGACCAGCCGATTTCCTTGGCGAACGCCTTTGAGGAGCCGGTAAAAAGCAAACATGGCTTTCTCAAACCGTCCATCGAGCAATTCATTGGCTACAAAGAACGGGTTTATCAGGGCTACGAGTTGGATGATCAGGTCGCCTTTTTCAGTTTGCACGACACGGGTCAATTACAAGGCCAAGCATGCACGTCATTGAGCAAACTCGAAAGTTGGTTAAAACAAGACGGTGAGGTTTAA
- the cas5e gene encoding type I-E CRISPR-associated protein Cas5/CasD, producing the protein MPEFLILKCQGAMQAWGGHTYEDYRPSLIFPTRSAVVGLLGACLGLERGQSEQLKLLSDSFELTVLANPRQIERRHFDREIEPRKVTLHKMTDYHTVLAARRADGGQRDDAIVSRREYLCDAEFTLALVFKDHAEYGLQQVLQDIKKPKYTPYLGRRSCPLHRPLFERVVEAESAEQALKQIESTGTLYSEIPLKPDHAPMQVRDLPLFGKNRRFVTRPVYVLGG; encoded by the coding sequence ATGCCCGAATTTTTAATCCTTAAATGCCAGGGCGCGATGCAGGCTTGGGGCGGACACACTTATGAAGATTACCGCCCCAGTTTGATATTTCCCACCCGTAGTGCCGTAGTAGGGTTGCTGGGGGCTTGCTTGGGCTTGGAGCGAGGGCAGTCGGAGCAGCTTAAATTATTGAGTGACAGTTTTGAGCTGACGGTATTGGCTAATCCACGTCAGATCGAGCGACGTCATTTTGATCGAGAAATCGAACCGAGAAAGGTAACGCTACATAAAATGACCGACTATCATACCGTTTTGGCTGCCCGCCGCGCCGACGGTGGCCAACGCGACGATGCCATCGTCTCGCGGCGCGAGTATTTATGCGATGCCGAATTCACCTTGGCGCTGGTTTTTAAAGATCATGCCGAATACGGTTTGCAGCAGGTGCTGCAAGACATTAAAAAGCCGAAATACACGCCTTATCTGGGGCGGCGTTCTTGTCCATTGCATAGGCCGCTATTCGAAAGAGTTGTGGAAGCCGAAAGCGCTGAACAAGCCTTAAAGCAAATCGAGAGCACCGGCACACTTTACAGCGAAATCCCGCTGAAACCTGATCACGCCCCGATGCAAGTCCGCGACTTGCCACTATTCGGCAAAAACCGCCGCTTTGTGACACGGCCTGTCTACGTGTTGGGAGGTTGA
- the cas6e gene encoding type I-E CRISPR-associated protein Cas6/Cse3/CasE: MYFSRVRISPSRLSQLFQYNHYQLHQLLWTLFKDKPEKERDFLFRQDTDRQGIPVFYVLSKYLPNSSDNSLIVEPKPFQPKLQTGDLLSFSLRANPVEQVKQERSASEQLQHAQQRKARNLPEKETKKRIHHDVVMHLKKSLTDDERQCYSQAELEQQAGDKWLNERAENNGFRVLSVSAQGYQQHHFKKRQIKISTLDFEGVLEVTDPELFMKVLYEGVGRAKAFGCGLLMVKRG, encoded by the coding sequence GTGTACTTTAGTCGAGTCAGAATTTCACCCAGCCGTTTAAGCCAACTTTTTCAATACAATCACTACCAGCTACATCAGTTGTTATGGACATTATTTAAAGACAAACCTGAAAAAGAGCGCGATTTTCTGTTTCGTCAGGATACCGACCGGCAGGGAATACCGGTTTTTTATGTGTTATCTAAATATTTGCCCAACAGCTCTGACAACTCGCTGATAGTCGAGCCCAAACCTTTTCAGCCGAAACTACAAACAGGCGATTTATTGTCTTTTAGCCTACGCGCCAATCCGGTTGAGCAAGTCAAGCAAGAACGTAGCGCGTCCGAGCAACTGCAACATGCGCAGCAGCGCAAAGCCAGAAATTTACCGGAAAAAGAAACCAAAAAGCGCATTCATCATGATGTGGTCATGCACTTGAAAAAATCGCTGACCGATGACGAACGGCAATGCTATTCGCAAGCTGAACTGGAACAGCAAGCCGGTGACAAATGGTTGAACGAGCGTGCAGAGAACAACGGTTTCCGGGTGTTATCAGTCTCCGCGCAAGGCTATCAGCAGCACCACTTCAAAAAACGCCAAATCAAAATCAGTACGCTGGATTTTGAAGGCGTATTGGAAGTGACCGATCCTGAGCTATTTATGAAAGTGTTGTATGAGGGGGTAGGCCGGGCTAAGGCTTTCGGTTGCGGCTTGCTGATGGTAAAGAGAGGGTGA
- the casB gene encoding type I-E CRISPR-associated protein Cse2/CasB: protein MSQQTEEDRQQFLQTLYSEYQGLSNGDKAGIRRTIEPDDLLLNPAFYHLLQATLGQFQAAELTKARDFFKNLSQVARLVYLLPFVSHEPQGKHFGAVLRELEISERRLFLVMRSEYPQDLIQLRRLLKQSKEHKIDGIDFGELLYYWGTNKKRQLMKDYYLPSGKTPSEETMENVLDVPE, encoded by the coding sequence ATGAGTCAACAGACAGAAGAGGACAGACAGCAGTTCTTACAAACTTTGTATAGCGAATATCAAGGCTTGAGTAATGGCGATAAAGCGGGCATTCGCCGCACCATAGAGCCCGACGATTTACTGCTGAATCCAGCTTTCTATCACTTACTCCAAGCAACACTGGGTCAATTCCAAGCGGCTGAATTGACCAAAGCGCGTGATTTCTTCAAAAACCTGTCTCAAGTCGCACGATTGGTTTACTTGTTGCCGTTTGTTTCTCACGAGCCGCAAGGCAAACATTTCGGCGCTGTTTTAAGAGAGCTGGAGATCAGCGAACGGCGTTTGTTTTTGGTGATGCGCTCCGAATATCCGCAAGATTTGATCCAGTTACGGCGTTTATTAAAGCAATCCAAAGAACACAAAATCGACGGCATCGACTTCGGCGAGCTTTTGTATTACTGGGGTACTAATAAGAAACGGCAGTTGATGAAAGACTATTACTTGCCGTCCGGTAAAACACCCAGCGAAGAAACTATGGAAAACGTCTTAGACGTGCCTGAATAA
- a CDS encoding type II toxin-antitoxin system RelE family toxin → MAYKIAYKTSAEKSFSKLPKDIQKRIYAAVQHLADNPRPPGVKKLQSVLDLYRIRVGDYRVIYTIDEGELKILVVTIGHRRDVYQS, encoded by the coding sequence ATGGCTTATAAAATTGCCTACAAAACTAGCGCCGAAAAAAGCTTTTCTAAACTTCCGAAAGATATTCAAAAGCGCATTTATGCTGCTGTTCAACATTTGGCCGACAATCCAAGGCCGCCGGGCGTTAAAAAGCTGCAATCGGTTCTTGATCTTTATCGTATCCGGGTTGGCGATTACCGTGTCATTTACACCATTGACGAAGGTGAGCTCAAAATTCTCGTGGTAACAATCGGCCACCGGCGTGACGTTTATCAATCGTGA
- a CDS encoding PIN domain-containing protein gives MIGLDPNVLVRYIVQDDPAQAAIASAFIEKHCTETTPGFVNNVVLVELVWVLERGYGYDKTAILSLLKQMAATTELRLENLESVWQAIKAYEAGCAGFADCLIAVVNRQYACRATYTFDRRAAKNSGFELLPSTDG, from the coding sequence ATGATCGGTCTGGATCCCAATGTCTTGGTGCGTTATATCGTTCAGGACGATCCGGCTCAAGCGGCCATCGCCAGCGCATTCATCGAAAAGCATTGCACCGAAACTACACCGGGGTTCGTTAACAATGTCGTGTTGGTAGAATTGGTTTGGGTGTTGGAACGTGGTTATGGTTACGACAAAACCGCTATCCTTTCGCTGCTCAAGCAAATGGCTGCGACGACAGAATTGAGATTGGAAAATTTGGAGTCGGTATGGCAAGCAATCAAAGCATACGAGGCTGGATGTGCCGGGTTTGCGGACTGTTTAATTGCTGTTGTTAATCGCCAATATGCTTGCCGCGCGACTTATACTTTTGATCGACGCGCGGCAAAAAATTCTGGCTTTGAATTGTTGCCTTCGACAGACGGTTAA
- a CDS encoding helix-turn-helix domain-containing protein, giving the protein MQPTSTRSFYTPDDDRAINAGIAGDPDTFEMSDAQFLSVFDAIADTPEQSVNLQARAELMQQIADRIQANDWTQAQAATACGVTQPRINDLLRGRVSKFSLDALVNIATALGCRVHVILEAA; this is encoded by the coding sequence ATGCAGCCTACTTCAACCCGTAGTTTTTATACGCCCGACGACGATCGGGCAATCAATGCCGGTATTGCCGGTGATCCCGATACATTTGAGATGAGTGATGCCCAATTTCTCTCGGTATTCGACGCCATCGCCGATACGCCCGAACAATCGGTTAATCTGCAAGCTCGCGCGGAATTGATGCAACAAATCGCCGACCGCATCCAAGCCAACGATTGGACACAGGCGCAGGCCGCTACCGCCTGCGGCGTGACGCAGCCGCGTATCAACGATTTGTTGCGTGGGCGGGTTTCCAAATTTTCGCTGGATGCGCTGGTCAATATCGCCACGGCGTTGGGTTGCCGGGTTCATGTGATTCTTGAGGCCGCTTAA
- a CDS encoding type II toxin-antitoxin system Phd/YefM family antitoxin, with product MKTINATQAKQSFGELLNNAQQEPVAIQKHQKDFAILVSSARYQELLAFEDTCLHNLAVLAEQEGYIGADASKNLLDSI from the coding sequence ATGAAAACGATCAATGCTACCCAAGCCAAACAATCTTTCGGCGAATTGTTAAACAACGCCCAGCAGGAGCCGGTTGCCATCCAGAAGCACCAGAAAGATTTTGCCATTTTAGTGTCGTCCGCACGTTACCAAGAGTTATTAGCATTTGAAGACACATGTCTGCACAACTTGGCCGTATTAGCCGAACAGGAAGGCTATATTGGTGCCGATGCCAGTAAGAATTTGTTGGATAGTATTTGA
- the casA gene encoding type I-E CRISPR-associated protein Cse1/CasA: protein MNLLTDDWIPVEIDGKSQRISLQTLLCDDPDCIIKTFRDDMELATLQLLVCLVQVVLMPDDKKTLLSRWQSPMSASDYKQGIKSYLDWFDLLHPKTPFMQTASVVPEKGNKNWASLQKLFMGLPERSSSSPSSSAFFDTTDEITALHIGDAAIALFQQATNGFSLGGVGYSVGLKGSMPLTTLIVGDTLRKTVWCNVLSRDFLQPFHILDASLQEPTWVTPPHSKFTEEHAHHIGLARGLFWQPAKVKLELINGEVTGFHKDAGTCTITNYWLHPHTPIDIPRLKANNPKEKPYLSAQGDLPLWGQMLSYFYTPNQADRLREKGASSALVVQQYEQVWLTEGIALAVGGYVKGNSAESLAGRRHEIYSLAQGWQDNSPELDNLIAFALLCQQRLNLAVNEFADMAEKTFKDRRENKPKKPGKDGHFKKNLKAKAKQLYFNNSESLMHGLLKDFHWNDDLVPHQQKFTGLAKQVFEQVVSPYEHEDKMLEPVLISRQKLNDMLNKLNKPATGVSP, encoded by the coding sequence ATGAACCTACTCACTGACGACTGGATACCGGTTGAAATCGACGGAAAGTCGCAACGCATTTCCCTGCAAACCCTACTTTGCGACGATCCGGATTGCATAATCAAAACCTTTCGCGATGACATGGAGCTGGCTACCTTGCAGTTGTTGGTTTGTCTGGTGCAGGTAGTGTTGATGCCGGACGACAAAAAAACATTACTCAGCCGCTGGCAAAGCCCGATGTCTGCAAGCGATTATAAACAAGGGATCAAATCGTATCTCGACTGGTTTGATCTGCTGCACCCCAAAACCCCGTTTATGCAGACGGCCAGCGTTGTGCCGGAAAAGGGCAACAAAAACTGGGCGTCCTTACAAAAGCTGTTTATGGGCTTGCCGGAAAGAAGCAGTTCCAGCCCCTCATCCAGTGCTTTTTTCGATACCACGGATGAAATTACTGCGCTCCATATCGGCGACGCAGCCATCGCCTTGTTCCAGCAAGCTACGAATGGTTTTAGCCTGGGCGGTGTTGGGTATTCGGTGGGACTAAAAGGCTCCATGCCTCTAACGACGCTAATTGTGGGGGACACACTCAGAAAGACCGTCTGGTGCAATGTCCTGAGTCGCGATTTTTTGCAACCTTTCCATATTCTCGATGCGTCGCTACAAGAACCTACCTGGGTTACGCCGCCACATAGCAAGTTTACAGAGGAACATGCACACCACATCGGCTTGGCAAGGGGTTTGTTTTGGCAACCGGCAAAAGTTAAATTGGAGTTGATTAATGGTGAAGTGACCGGCTTTCATAAAGATGCGGGTACATGCACCATCACTAATTACTGGCTACATCCTCATACTCCTATCGATATTCCTCGACTTAAAGCCAATAACCCTAAAGAAAAACCGTATCTATCAGCGCAAGGTGATTTGCCGCTATGGGGACAAATGCTGAGCTATTTTTACACTCCCAATCAAGCCGACCGGCTCAGAGAAAAAGGCGCAAGTTCCGCGTTGGTAGTCCAGCAATACGAGCAGGTCTGGCTAACCGAGGGTATAGCTTTAGCCGTCGGCGGCTATGTAAAAGGTAATAGCGCCGAAAGTTTGGCCGGCAGACGACATGAAATATATAGCCTTGCTCAGGGCTGGCAGGACAACAGCCCTGAACTGGATAACCTGATTGCATTTGCCTTGCTGTGTCAACAGCGTCTGAACTTGGCTGTAAATGAGTTTGCAGATATGGCGGAAAAGACCTTCAAAGATCGCCGAGAAAACAAACCCAAGAAACCCGGCAAGGACGGACATTTTAAAAAGAACCTCAAAGCCAAAGCCAAACAACTGTATTTCAATAATTCCGAAAGTCTGATGCATGGCTTATTAAAGGATTTTCACTGGAATGATGACTTAGTGCCGCATCAGCAAAAATTTACCGGCTTAGCCAAACAAGTATTCGAACAAGTCGTCAGCCCCTATGAACACGAAGACAAAATGCTGGAGCCGGTTTTAATCAGCCGCCAAAAACTAAACGACATGCTCAACAAATTAAATAAACCAGCAACAGGAGTTAGCCCATGA